A region of Culicoides brevitarsis isolate CSIRO-B50_1 chromosome 1, AGI_CSIRO_Cbre_v1, whole genome shotgun sequence DNA encodes the following proteins:
- the LOC134836749 gene encoding slit homolog 3 protein-like — protein MKIFFVSLLVALFSTKCYGNPIFIEVYRCEESKHSRCLLKDLLIEENQHFMPKSKYPTRITQVVLSSSTVSTLTSDICDAFPNLEELDLTGVSLKSIQKGALSSCKKLRDIRLQNNLLSQLDNDLFRENKLLSSIDLSNNKLKWIPEDLFNGLSNLLMIDLNANEISRLPSKIFDGLKSMETLFVGYNPLLSLEVEKFKEKMPQLANLIFLDVDLSCDRMKEIKDFCEANSINMEVNDNPHSDRVRSNTVSSILYKTIHDPHYVEDVWHVEREIRWKCLSNEQHEREVLLRETLPKMLSEANFENRGLEMERKFDELNAQFEMKIAEMKNKTEEVEATYLKKIFDGQTFMLNLLKKKLEDQDAKIENLEKLLTT, from the coding sequence atgaaaatatttttcgtgagTCTTTTAGTGGCtttattttccacaaaatgttacggaaatccaatttttatcGAAGTTTATCGTTGCGAAGAGTCAAAGCATTCTCGTTGTCTTCTCAAAGATCTTTTGATTGAAGAAAACCAACATTTTATGCCGAAATCAAAGTACCCAACTAGAATAACTCAAGTAGTACTTTCGTCGTCAACTGTATCAACTTTAACCTCTGACATCTGTGACGCATTTCCAAACTTGGAAGAACTTGATCTGACCGGGGTTTCACTGAAATCTATACAAAAAGGTGCCCTCAGCTCTTGCAAAAAGCTAAGAGATATtcgtttacaaaataatttgttatcaCAACTGGACAACGACCTCTTTCGTGAGAACAAATTATTGTCTTCTATTGATTTAAGCAACAATAAATTGAAGTGGATTCCTGAAGATCTTTTCAACGGTTTGTCTAACCTATTGATGATCGATCTAAATGCAAATGAAATTTCACGTTTGCCATCAAAGATTTTTGATGGCTTGAAATCCATGGAGACTCTATTTGTCGGATATAATCCTCTGTTGTCACTCGAAGTAGAaaagttcaaagaaaaaatgccACAATTGGCAAATCTCATCTTCTTAGATGTCGATTTGTCCTGCGATCGAATGAAGGAAATTAAGGACTTTTGTGAagcaaattcaattaatatggAAGTCAATGACAATCCTCATTCTGATCGTGTTCGAAGCAACACCGTTTCAAGCATCCTTTATAAAACGATTCATGATCCTCATTATGTAGAAGATGTTTGGCATGTAGAAAGAGAAATTAGATGGAAGTGTTTGAGCAACGAACAGCACGAACGTGAAGTTTTACTCCGAGAAACTCTTCCGAAAATGCTAAGTGAAGCTAACTTTGAAAACCGAGGATTAGAAATGGAACGAAAATTCGATGAGCTGAACGCTCAATTTGAAATGAAGATTGCAGAAATGAAGAACAAAACGGAAGAGGTTGAAGCAACTTAcctcaaaaagatttttgacgGTCAAACTTTCATGTTGAACCttttgaagaagaaattgGAGGATCAAGATGCTAAAATAgagaatttggaaaaattattaactacgtga